In Thermodesulfobacteriota bacterium, one genomic interval encodes:
- a CDS encoding glutathione S-transferase, protein MNITKPILYVLSISHFCEKARWTLEFHDIDHEIRYLAPGMHMQTAKKLGASATSLPILVVDGEVIQGSDKIFDWAEEISKMSPSSLTPVDMKDCLTIEKRLDNILGVHIRRYFYSEILVEYPDQVRSEYIKDLSLLNKIMFYLAWGMIQKRMIEFMDLGKQQRLESREIILGELNWMDKMLSDGRPYLIGDKFSRADITAASLLAPITIPAEHPVYKMDTLPKLMAQDVRDWQNRPSINWVHNIYNKHRKNH, encoded by the coding sequence ATAAATATTACTAAACCTATCCTATATGTTCTTTCTATTTCGCATTTCTGCGAGAAGGCCCGCTGGACCCTTGAGTTTCATGATATCGATCATGAGATTCGTTATCTAGCTCCCGGTATGCATATGCAAACAGCTAAAAAACTTGGCGCCTCAGCCACATCGCTGCCCATACTGGTAGTAGACGGAGAAGTCATTCAGGGATCTGATAAAATTTTTGACTGGGCAGAGGAGATATCAAAAATGAGCCCTAGTTCACTAACTCCGGTAGATATGAAAGACTGTCTAACAATTGAAAAGCGCTTAGACAATATCCTAGGTGTACATATACGCAGATACTTCTACTCGGAAATACTCGTAGAATACCCGGACCAAGTTAGATCAGAATACATTAAGGATTTGTCACTCTTGAATAAAATAATGTTTTATCTAGCTTGGGGTATGATTCAAAAAAGAATGATTGAGTTTATGGATTTAGGCAAACAACAGCGTCTTGAATCTAGAGAGATCATCTTAGGGGAACTTAATTGGATGGATAAGATGTTATCTGACGGAAGACCCTACCTTATAGGAGATAAATTCTCACGAGCTGATATAACTGCAGCCAGCTTGCTCGCACCTATTACAATTCCTGCTGAGCACCCAGTTTACAAAATGGACACTCTACCTAAATTAATGGCTCAGGATGTTCGAGACTGGCAGAACCGTCCTTCAATCAATTGGGTTCATAATATCTATAATAAACACCGAAAAAACCACTAG
- a CDS encoding alcohol dehydrogenase, whose amino-acid sequence MRATVYHGLKSVSVEDVPDPVIESPTDVIVKVTKGAICGSDLHIYRGHFPLNDGDTVGHEFVGRVVEVGDGVTTLKKGDKVIGPFWVSCGDCHYCGKDLHTSCMQGGCFGFGDILGGHAGCQAEYIKVSHADGTLVKAPESLSDDSHDEKTLFLGDNISTGYHGAKNGNIQPGDVVAIYGDGAVGLFATYAATIFDPSHVITIGHHDYRLDIAKKYGATTVINSKNEDPKEIIDEITDGHGANVVIECVGNTDSLQSSLEMSRPGGTISITGLFWEPFPLNMTDFFLRNLNLRGGVAPSRCYIPDLLPHVEDGRLDPTHVISHRLPLDECARGYELMDQRIDNAIKVVIEP is encoded by the coding sequence ATGAGAGCAACGGTATATCATGGATTAAAAAGTGTAAGTGTTGAAGATGTTCCCGATCCAGTTATTGAAAGTCCGACCGATGTAATTGTGAAAGTTACAAAGGGTGCGATTTGCGGGTCAGATTTGCATATATACAGAGGCCATTTCCCTCTTAATGATGGTGATACTGTCGGACATGAGTTTGTAGGCAGAGTTGTAGAAGTGGGTGATGGCGTTACTACTCTTAAGAAAGGAGATAAGGTGATTGGCCCATTTTGGGTAAGCTGCGGCGATTGTCATTACTGCGGAAAAGACCTCCATACATCGTGTATGCAAGGAGGCTGCTTTGGGTTTGGAGACATACTTGGAGGACATGCAGGGTGTCAGGCCGAATACATAAAAGTATCACATGCAGACGGTACATTGGTAAAAGCTCCCGAGAGTCTTTCGGATGATAGTCATGATGAAAAAACCCTGTTTTTAGGTGATAACATTTCAACAGGTTATCATGGGGCTAAAAATGGAAATATTCAGCCGGGCGATGTTGTAGCTATTTATGGAGACGGCGCTGTAGGCTTATTTGCAACATATGCTGCAACAATCTTTGATCCTTCACACGTTATAACAATTGGTCATCACGACTATAGACTCGATATAGCTAAAAAATACGGCGCTACCACTGTAATAAATTCTAAGAATGAAGACCCTAAAGAGATAATTGATGAAATAACTGATGGCCATGGAGCTAACGTCGTTATTGAGTGTGTTGGCAATACGGACTCATTACAATCATCACTTGAGATGTCCCGCCCTGGAGGCACAATCTCAATCACTGGGCTTTTCTGGGAGCCGTTTCCTTTGAACATGACTGATTTCTTCTTGAGAAATCTAAACTTAAGGGGGGGCGTTGCACCTTCTAGGTGTTACATTCCAGATCTTCTACCGCATGTAGAAGATGGCAGGTTAGACCCGACCCATGTTATTTCACATAGACTGCCGCTTGATGAATGCGCAAGGGGATATGAGCTGATGGATCAGAGAATAGATAATGCAATTAAAGTAGTAATTGAGCCATAA
- a CDS encoding WG repeat-containing protein, with protein sequence MIRRKAQFVYAVLILLALSCAGPSANKTAVDKKGGLFPVAVDNKWGFINRQGEVVIPLKYEGAVDFTEGRALIKKDGKWGYINQWDILIISPQFEEARKFSDGYAQVKVDGAYGYINSVGKVVIEPMYENANPFSEGLASVKYNGQWGYINKEGQTVVEPTYENAFGFSEGRALVMQDSMGGYIKKSGKVFIKPKFPYAEGYSEGLACVQTDGRYVYINRLGEVELKTKFETARHFSENAAAVSKDGKFGFINKTGLLIVQPEFDQVGDFSEGLATFRIGNKWGYLNKRGEIVIDPQYESAVSFSGGLAIVELGGGKWAYIDKNGNYVWKSFE encoded by the coding sequence ATGATTCGTAGAAAAGCTCAATTTGTATATGCCGTATTAATCTTATTGGCGCTCTCATGTGCTGGACCATCTGCAAATAAAACTGCGGTAGATAAAAAGGGCGGACTCTTCCCTGTAGCTGTTGATAATAAATGGGGATTTATTAACAGACAGGGCGAGGTTGTTATACCACTTAAATATGAAGGAGCGGTGGACTTTACTGAGGGCAGGGCGCTCATTAAGAAAGACGGCAAATGGGGATATATAAATCAGTGGGATATTCTTATAATTAGTCCCCAATTTGAAGAAGCTCGTAAATTCTCAGATGGTTACGCGCAGGTAAAAGTAGACGGAGCTTATGGTTATATAAACAGTGTCGGCAAAGTGGTCATAGAGCCTATGTATGAAAATGCAAATCCATTTTCGGAAGGTTTAGCAAGCGTTAAGTACAATGGTCAGTGGGGCTATATAAATAAAGAGGGACAGACTGTTGTAGAGCCTACATATGAAAACGCCTTTGGCTTTTCAGAGGGCCGTGCGCTAGTTATGCAGGATTCAATGGGCGGATATATTAAGAAAAGCGGCAAGGTCTTTATCAAACCTAAATTCCCATATGCCGAAGGGTATTCAGAAGGGTTGGCTTGCGTGCAAACAGACGGAAGATATGTATACATAAATAGACTAGGTGAAGTTGAACTTAAGACCAAATTCGAAACTGCCAGGCATTTCTCTGAAAACGCGGCAGCGGTTTCTAAAGACGGAAAGTTTGGGTTTATAAATAAAACGGGCTTGTTAATAGTGCAGCCGGAATTTGACCAAGTTGGCGATTTCTCTGAAGGTCTTGCTACGTTTAGGATCGGCAATAAATGGGGCTATCTCAACAAAAGGGGCGAGATTGTGATCGATCCCCAATATGAGAGCGCAGTCAGCTTTTCAGGTGGCCTCGCAATTGTAGAGCTTGGAGGCGGCAAGTGGGCTTATATTGATAAAAACGGGAATTATGTCTGGAAGTCTTTTGAATAA
- a CDS encoding DMT family transporter: MGNKSIASRFQFTANNKGVLWMVFGGFAFATMGALTHELGKHCDWLLIAFFRMLISFVIALGLARAAGINPFVFKNKTLWLRSFVGSSAMLATFYALTKLPISEIAIITETRPIWVALVAGYFLGESTGKKIWLSIVFGMIGVILVEHPRIVEQNFASIMAIYAAFGGAVVMICLRKLRNLDPRVIVTHFSGTATVITLITIFTVRGEVDLSVFNSANVIFMLLGVGVFGTIGQLAMTKAFSVGEAPSVASASFIKVGFSAVYDLLIWQYVFSPTTVIGMLLILLSTAWLIGKKKAKAHGESISSKLKQKKLFH, encoded by the coding sequence ATGGGGAATAAAAGCATAGCTTCGCGCTTTCAATTTACAGCAAACAATAAAGGAGTTTTATGGATGGTGTTTGGAGGTTTTGCCTTCGCCACCATGGGCGCCCTTACACATGAGCTTGGTAAGCACTGCGATTGGCTCTTGATAGCATTTTTTAGAATGTTAATTTCTTTTGTGATTGCCTTAGGGCTTGCAAGGGCAGCAGGAATTAATCCCTTTGTTTTTAAGAATAAAACGCTTTGGCTAAGGAGTTTTGTTGGCAGCTCAGCTATGCTTGCAACTTTTTACGCACTTACAAAGCTTCCGATATCCGAGATTGCAATTATTACAGAAACAAGACCTATATGGGTCGCTTTGGTGGCCGGATATTTCCTTGGAGAATCAACCGGCAAAAAGATCTGGCTTTCTATTGTATTTGGTATGATAGGCGTGATTCTTGTAGAACACCCAAGAATAGTAGAGCAAAATTTTGCAAGCATTATGGCTATTTACGCAGCCTTTGGCGGAGCTGTTGTTATGATATGCCTACGGAAACTAAGAAACTTAGACCCGCGCGTGATAGTAACCCATTTCTCAGGCACTGCTACGGTAATTACATTGATCACAATCTTTACAGTAAGAGGCGAAGTAGATCTGTCTGTCTTTAACAGCGCAAATGTAATCTTTATGCTGTTAGGAGTTGGTGTGTTTGGAACAATCGGCCAACTCGCTATGACAAAAGCATTTTCCGTAGGAGAGGCGCCCAGCGTTGCCTCAGCCAGTTTCATTAAAGTTGGCTTTTCGGCAGTTTATGACCTACTTATCTGGCAATACGTCTTTAGTCCAACCACAGTTATTGGGATGCTACTAATTCTCTTATCCACAGCTTGGCTCATAGGGAAGAAAAAGGCTAAAGCTCACGGTGAATCTATATCCTCTAAACTCAAGCAAAAAAAGCTGTTTCATTAA
- a CDS encoding IPTL-CTERM sorting domain-containing protein, with protein sequence MINLKSFLSIFIIQTFLLLSLSVSAQAELIRDGLAVVADDSAGTDNDGALFIVNIRNGERILVTDFGDPAQGPIGNDPVGVALSQDFSNAYVVDESGESGSGLLFHVNLRTGERIIISDFDDPSQGPTGELPSGIALDGDETAYIVDGAAGTDSNGALFHVDLATGDREIVSDFGDPVQGPIGQTPVNLTLDGAGGAYVTDKDGPGSINGILFLVDLTSGDREIISIFNDPAQGPTGPNPFGIALDGLGNAFVADEDAGGDPGDGALFLVNLSTGNRTLLSNFTNSAQGPLGGEPEGVATDGFGQPLVADKNAGSGNDGGLFLVDMTTGNRILVSDFGNPAQGPTGGDPTGVAFKPIERNVPTLSQWGLISAAALLGIIGFITVRRRKIRV encoded by the coding sequence ATGATAAATCTAAAATCTTTTCTTTCTATTTTTATAATTCAGACTTTTTTACTATTATCATTAAGCGTATCAGCACAAGCAGAATTAATACGTGATGGACTGGCAGTAGTTGCAGATGATAGTGCAGGCACAGATAATGATGGAGCACTTTTCATTGTTAACATAAGAAATGGTGAGAGAATTTTGGTAACCGACTTCGGTGATCCCGCGCAGGGCCCAATAGGGAATGATCCGGTAGGTGTAGCACTATCTCAAGACTTTAGTAATGCCTACGTAGTTGATGAAAGCGGAGAATCAGGATCAGGTCTGTTATTTCATGTTAATTTGAGAACTGGTGAGAGAATAATAATTAGCGATTTCGATGACCCTTCACAAGGCCCGACTGGAGAGCTGCCAAGTGGTATAGCATTAGACGGCGATGAGACGGCATATATTGTTGATGGAGCCGCGGGCACTGACTCAAACGGCGCACTATTTCATGTGGATCTAGCTACTGGTGATAGAGAAATTGTAAGCGACTTTGGCGACCCGGTCCAAGGACCAATAGGCCAAACTCCCGTAAACCTGACATTAGATGGTGCAGGTGGAGCTTACGTAACTGATAAAGATGGACCAGGATCTATTAACGGTATTTTATTCCTTGTGGATTTAACTTCTGGTGATAGAGAAATTATTAGCATCTTCAACGATCCTGCACAAGGCCCTACCGGACCTAACCCATTTGGTATTGCTTTAGACGGCTTGGGGAATGCATTTGTAGCAGATGAAGATGCCGGAGGTGATCCCGGGGATGGAGCCCTTTTCCTGGTGAATTTGTCTACTGGCAATAGAACTCTTTTAAGTAACTTCACCAATTCCGCACAAGGTCCCCTGGGGGGCGAGCCTGAAGGCGTAGCTACAGATGGTTTCGGACAACCTCTTGTTGCAGATAAAAATGCAGGATCAGGCAATGACGGTGGTCTATTCCTAGTTGATATGACCACTGGAAACAGAATTTTAGTTAGTGATTTTGGAAATCCTGCCCAGGGTCCGACAGGAGGAGATCCAACAGGAGTTGCATTTAAACCAATAGAGAGAAATGTACCTACGCTTTCTCAGTGGGGTCTTATTTCTGCTGCAGCTCTATTAGGAATAATTGGATTTATAACAGTCAGAAGAAGAAAAATAAGAGTTTAA